GCGCAGGTTCTCCCTCGTAGGGGAGGTCGTTGAGGAACGAGGTCACGATGACCTCGATTGCCCCGGGCACGCGATGCCGCGTCTCCTCTTCCAGGAAGGCAAGGACTCGGCGCCAGTCGGGACCGTCGGGGTCGCCCTCCGCCAGGTAGGAGTGGACGGTGTCCTGCACGACGTCCCAGAAGAACATGTGCGGTAGTACGCCGTTCTCGTTGAAGACGTGGCTCTCGTAGGCGTCCTGGAATCCGGGCACCTGAGCAACGAGGTCGTCCACGAGCCGCATGCTGGCAGCAGCCTTCTCCGCAGTCGCGTCCGTCTTGGGCTCTTCTCGCTCTTCGTTGTCGTCGGCCGCCATGTGCCGGGACGCTATCTCATCGCGTCAGCACCACCCCGGGCCTCTTCCGCTTTTGACTGCGCAGGTGGTTGAGCATGGGGCCGTTTGCACGAGGAGATCCTGTACCGCCTCGACGACGCTGGCCTCCTCGACCTGTCCCGCGCGGTCCTCGACTCGGCCCACGTGAGGGCTAAAAAGGGGCGAACTCACAGGTCCGAGCCCCGTGGACCGGGGCAAGCCGGGCTCCAAGATGCACGTCCTGTCGGACGCGAACGGACTGCCCCTCGTTGTCGGTGTCACCGCAGCCAACACCCACGACAGTCAAGCCCTGAAGCCCATGGTCCTCGGTCACCAAACGAGACACGACCCCCGCCGCGGCCGCCACTTCAAGCCCCAACGCCTGCATGCCGACAAGGCCTACGACATCCCTGAACTGCGGAAATGGTTACGCGGAAAACGCATCGGCGTCCGCATCGCCCGCAGAGGCATTGAGGCATCAGAACGCCTCGGACGGCGCAGGTGGGTGGTCGAGCGAACCATGTCCTGGCTGACCGGACCACCGCTACGAGCGCCACCCCCGCAACTACCTGGCATTTCTCGGACTCGCCGCTGCCCTCTGCTGCTACAAACGACTCGTCCGCCTCACCACATAGGACACGGTCTAAGCGGTGCTGGCGGCGGCTTCCAGGGTGCTGAGCTCGGCGGCGGCTTCGAGCTGCCGGGGGTGGTTCAGCCGGACCAGGGATTCGTGGGCGGCCGTCAGGGTTTCCCGGGCCTCTTCGTGACGGCCCAGGTGACGCAGGACGACGCCCAGCTCTAGCCGGGCGGTCTCGCTCCAAAAAGACTCCGGGTTCCCCGCACGAAGGGTCAGCACCTCACGCAGAGGGGCTTCCGCCTCGCTCCACCGGCCGAGCGCAGCCAGGTCGTTGCCGACGCTCTGGCTGACCAGGGACAGGTAGGCATTGCTCACTGCGGTCGGTCGCCCCGGGATGCCCGCCCGGCAGAGCGTTTCGCTGCGGCGGTGGATGGCCAGTGCTTCCTCGGGCCGGCCGTCCATGCGCAGAACCTGGCCCAGCGCGTTGAGGGCGGTCAGTTCGGCCAGCCTGCTCGCGCCGCAGGACAGCCCGGCGAACCGGGCGACCGACGACCTCAGCCGCGCGACGGCCTCCGTGATCCGACCGAGCCGTTGGAGCGCCCCCGCGCCGTACCCCAGAGCCCAGCCCACCTGGAGCTCGTCGCCCGCCTGCCGGGCCGCTTCCAGAGCGGTGTCCGCGGCGGCCAGCGCTCCGACGTAGTCGAAGACGCACATGTTGCGGGCCCAGGCGAGGTAGTTCAGCTGCACGGCCACCTCACGGGTGCTGCCCAGCGCCCGGGCGGAGTCGGCGGCCCGCCGGAACACCTCGGCCCACACCTCCCAGTCCATGGTGGCGTCGGAGAACCAGTGCATCGCCTGCGCCGCGTCGACGACCTGGCGGTGCCGGCCGGCCGACTGGGCGTGGCGCAGGGCACCGAGCCACTGGGCCCGTTCCTCCACCAGCCAGGCCCTGGCACGGTCGCTGCCGACCGGCGCGGTGGCCGGGTCGGGGTCGCCTTCCGCGTCACCCTGGTCGGCGGCCGACCGTACTCGGCCTCGAAGTGCAGGGCGGCGGCGGTGGCCCGGCGCAGCGTCCAGCGGGCGGCCCGGTCCTCGGCGGCGGTGATCTCCTCGGGCCCGTCCTCCTCGGCCGACTGCGCGGCGGCGAACAGGCGCAGGAGATCGTGGTAGCGGTAACGGTCAGCGGTGGGGTGGGACTGGAGGAGGCCGGCATCGACCAGGTCCTCGGCGTACCCGGCGGCCTTGCGGGTGGGCAGGTCGGCCAGTAGGGCGGCGGTTTGGGGGCTGAAGTCGGGGCCGTGGGCCAGGCAGGAGCGTCGGAAGACGGTCTGTGCCTGCGGGCTCAGTTGCCGGTAGGAGAGGGCGAAGGCGGCCCGGATCTCGAGTGAACCGGCCTTCAGGGTGTCGAGGCGACTGCCTTGTTCGGCGAGTTGGGTGGCGAGTTTGGCGATGTGTTCGGTGGGGCGGGAGGCGAGGCGTTGTCCGGCGATGCGGACGGCGAGGGGGAGGTGGCCGCAGAGGTCGGCGAGGTCGCGGGCGGCCTGGGCTTCTTGTGTGACGCGGTGCAGGCCGATGATGCGGGTGAGGAGTTCGACGGCTTCTTCGCGGCGGAGCAGGCCGAGTTCGGTGCGGTGGACGGCTTCCAGGCCGGCGAGGGCGTGGCGGCTGGTGACGAGGGTGAGGGAGGCGCCCTCCCCGGGCAGCAGGGGCCGTACCTGGTCCTCGTCCGCGGCGTTGTCCAACACGAGCAGGACGCGCCGGTCGCGCAGGAGGGAGCGCAGGAGACCGCTGCGGTCGTCGGTGCCGGCGGGTACGTCGGTGGCGCCGAGGGCGCGTAGCAGGCGGGCGAGCGCGTCACGGGGCGGGGTGGGCTGCAGGTCCATGCCTCGCAGGTCGAGGTGGAACTGCCCGTCGGGGAAGTGGGGTGCCAGGGCGTGGGCGGCGTGCACGGCGAAGGCGGTCTTGCCCAGGCCGGGCTGGCCGCAGACCACCGCCACCGGCGGACGGCCGGGGTCCCACTGCTCGGCCAGGGCCGCCAGCCGCGCCAGGGCGGGCCCGCGGGCGGTGAAGTCGCGCAGGTCGCGGGGGAGTGCGAGGGTGTGGCGGAAGGCGGGGCCCGGGGCGGTGGAGCCCGCCTCGCCGGCGCCTTCGGACCGCCCGACAGCCGGCTTCCCCCGGCCTCTCCCGCCGGGCCGGCGCCCGCGTACGACCTGGCCGCCGGCTCACTCCCGGCCCGGCGCGCGCGGGGCCGTCCCCGGCTGGCGGCCCGTTCCAGTTCCTCGGTGCCGGCCGCATCCAGTCCCAGCGCCGCGGCCAGGGCCGTCACGGTGCGCCGCTGCGGCCCCCGGGACCGGCCGCGCTCCATGTCCGACAGGGCCCGCACGCTCACCCCCGCGGCGTGCGCCAGCTCCTCCTGGCTCTGGTCGGCGCCCGTGCGCAGGCGGAGCAGGTGCTCACCGAACCTGCCGGTGGCCGGTGTGTCCGTCCCCATGCCGCTTGTCCCCCGGTGCTGCGCGGACCGGCCGGTCCGCCGGTCCTTTCGTCCGGCAAAAGTATGCCGGACCGTACTTCTGCCGGTGGAACTGCCTGGTCCGGATCGGCTGGCCGCGGTTGGCTGGAGCGACCCGGGAGGGAGCCCGACCAGCCCCCGCCCGAGGCCGGTCCGTCGCCGCTCCGCCGGCGCTCCCGCGTGCGGCTGCGCGCCGGGCGCGGGGGACCTTCCGTACACCCGGTCGCCGCCGTACCGTGCCCGCGGTCGCCGGCGGCCGCTTCTACCAGGGGAATTTCACAATGAGAACCAGTGGTACCGCGCCCCGTCCGGGCGCCGACCGCCGTGCTCGCCTGCTGCGCCTGCTTGCCCTTCCTGTGCTCGCGCTCCTCGTCTTGGCCTCGGCGCTGACGGCTCCCACGGGGGCGGTGGCGGCGAGCAGCAAGTACGGGAACGCGCGCTATCACCAGTGGTCGTTCGTGACCGCGCACAACGCCTACGCCAACACCGACATGCACTGGCCGGTTCCGCCGAACCAGTCGCAGAGCATCAAGGAGCAGCTCGAGGGCGGGGTGCGCGGACTGATGCTCGACACCTACGACCCCAAGGGCACCGGCCCCGTCCAGCTGTGCCACGGCGGCACGTCCCTGTGCTACGAGCAGTTCAACTCAGCGCTGCTGAACGTCGTGAACTTCCTGCAGAAGAACCCGCAGGAGGTGGTGACGATCTTCCTGGAGAACTACGCGAGCCGCGAGACGCTCAGCAAGAGCATCACCGACCTGCTGGACGCCAAGGGCGCCGGCAAGATGCTCTTCGACCAGAACGACTGGGGCATCTTCAGCAACAATTGGCCGCGGCTGAAGGACATGGTCTCCGCCAACCAGCGCCTGGTGATCTTCCAGGACAGCTGGGGCGACGTGGCCGCCGGCTCCGGCACCCTGATGAACACCTGGTCGCACACCGTGGAGAACCGGTACAGCTACGGCGTGGGGCAGCCGTCCGGCTGCGAGTCGCGGAACGGCAATCCGCTGCACACGAACCCGATGCCGGGGACGACCGGCCTCACCCCGCTGTTCACCATGAACCAGTTCAGCTCGGACAACCTCGACCCGAAGGCCTACGCCAAGATCGACAACGGCGCCACGCTCAAGAGCCGGATCGAGAAGTCGTGCCGGCCCGCCGCGGGCGGCCGCAACCCGAACTTCGTCGCGGTGGATTTCTACCAGCTCTCCGACAACTCGGGCCACACGCCCGTGTCGGTGGTCGATGGGCTCAACCGCGACAACTACGTCTTCGAGCCCGACCCGGCGGTGTGGACCGTCAACGGCGCCAAGCAGTACGTCAGCACCTACGGCACCAACCGCTGCATGGTGCGCGGTGACGAATTCCCCGACGGCTCCGGCGGCCTGGTCACGCAGCGGACCTGCGTGAACCCGGCGCCCAGCAGCCACCAGTGGACGGCCACGAAGCCGAACTACGACGGCAAGGGCCACTACTGGCTCAAGGCGGGCAACGGCTCCTGCCTCACCGTTCCGTACAACAACGGGACCCCGCCCGGCGAGGGCACGCAGCTCTTCTGGTGGCCCTGCGAGACCAAGTGGTTCTCCGGCAGCCAGCTGTGGAACGTCATGCCGACCAACACCGACAGCAACGGCCAGACGCACGGCTACTACTTCATCAACCAGTGGACCGGCAAGTGCCTGACCCTGGACCCCGGCACATCGACGGCCAAGGCCGGCAAGGTCACCCAGGCCGCCTGCCCCAAGCGCTGACGACGGACCGACGTACGACCGGACGGCCCGGTCCGGCACCGCACGGGTGCCGGACCGGGCCGTTCCCGTGTCCGCCAGCGGTACTCGACCGTCAGCGCGAGCCGGGGCGCCGTGGCGAGGAAGAGGTACACCGTCGCGCTCTCGGGGTGGCGAACCGCCGGAGCTGGGTGGTGCCGGTGCGGTCCAGGGCGGCCAGAGCCGTGGCGGAGAGGTTGTCCTGTCTCACCGAAGGTTGACCGATCTCACCGAAGCTTGACCGCGCCAGTCCATGCCGCCTGCAGCTCCGGGGCGTTAGTCGTCACGTGGATTGCACTCTGAATCAGCTCGTACAGCGGACCCGCAGCTTGCCATGGAGCGGGTCCGCCAGTTTGTGATGGCAATGCACTCAGAAGCGATGTGGGCAGTCGGTCCAGCCAGGGATGCGGGGGCGCATCTACGGGAGATCGGAAGCGCGCTGACGCTGCTGGAGGACGCGGGCATGCTCATCGAGCAAGCAGCTGCCCTGATCCTTGGCATGCCGGCAGCCAACCGGGCAACGGAGAGGGCTTTGCTGACCCAGGCCCTGGCGGAGGGCGACGACGTCACGGGACTCAGCGTGCTCCGAGCGGGTCGGTCAACCTTCGGTGAGACAAAGGAGGGGTCGGTCCGACTTCAGTGAGATCGGTCAACCTTCGGTGAGACGGGACAGTCTGGTGGCACAGCGCGGCGATGGTCGGGCTGGTGACGCCGTGTGCGGAGCGGCACAGTGCTGCCATGTCCCCGGCCCGCACACCGGGGGCGGGCCGGGCGGCGCGCGGGGCGGGTGTACGGGCGGCGGGCTTCGCCTTCGCTGTGCCCGTGGTCCTGGCCTTCGCGGCGCGCTTGGGTGGGGCGGCCCGGTGCGGGGCGGTGGCCTGGTGCGGCCGGGTGGGCCTGGGATGGGTTCGGCGGGGGATGGCTGCAGTCCGGCGGCTCGGGGTGGTTGCGGGGGTGTGCCGGGCAGGCTCGGTGCGGGGCTCGGCGGAGGGTTGGGCGCCAGGCAGGGGAGAGAGGGGCAGCGCCGGCTCTGTGACG
This genomic window from Streptomyces sp. NBC_01351 contains:
- a CDS encoding phosphatidylinositol-specific phospholipase C domain-containing protein encodes the protein MRTSGTAPRPGADRRARLLRLLALPVLALLVLASALTAPTGAVAASSKYGNARYHQWSFVTAHNAYANTDMHWPVPPNQSQSIKEQLEGGVRGLMLDTYDPKGTGPVQLCHGGTSLCYEQFNSALLNVVNFLQKNPQEVVTIFLENYASRETLSKSITDLLDAKGAGKMLFDQNDWGIFSNNWPRLKDMVSANQRLVIFQDSWGDVAAGSGTLMNTWSHTVENRYSYGVGQPSGCESRNGNPLHTNPMPGTTGLTPLFTMNQFSSDNLDPKAYAKIDNGATLKSRIEKSCRPAAGGRNPNFVAVDFYQLSDNSGHTPVSVVDGLNRDNYVFEPDPAVWTVNGAKQYVSTYGTNRCMVRGDEFPDGSGGLVTQRTCVNPAPSSHQWTATKPNYDGKGHYWLKAGNGSCLTVPYNNGTPPGEGTQLFWWPCETKWFSGSQLWNVMPTNTDSNGQTHGYYFINQWTGKCLTLDPGTSTAKAGKVTQAACPKR
- a CDS encoding tetratricopeptide repeat protein, whose translation is MHWFSDATMDWEVWAEVFRRAADSARALGSTREVAVQLNYLAWARNMCVFDYVGALAAADTALEAARQAGDELQVGWALGYGAGALQRLGRITEAVARLRSSVARFAGLSCGASRLAELTALNALGQVLRMDGRPEEALAIHRRSETLCRAGIPGRPTAVSNAYLSLVSQSVGNDLAALGRWSEAEAPLREVLTLRAGNPESFWSETARLELGVVLRHLGRHEEARETLTAAHESLVRLNHPRQLEAAAELSTLEAAASTA
- a CDS encoding NB-ARC domain-containing protein; this translates as MAVVCGQPGLGKTAFAVHAAHALAPHFPDGQFHLDLRGMDLQPTPPRDALARLLRALGATDVPAGTDDRSGLLRSLLRDRRVLLVLDNAADEDQVRPLLPGEGASLTLVTSRHALAGLEAVHRTELGLLRREEAVELLTRIIGLHRVTQEAQAARDLADLCGHLPLAVRIAGQRLASRPTEHIAKLATQLAEQGSRLDTLKAGSLEIRAAFALSYRQLSPQAQTVFRRSCLAHGPDFSPQTAALLADLPTRKAAGYAEDLVDAGLLQSHPTADRYRYHDLLRLFAAAQSAEEDGPEEITAAEDRAARWTLRRATAAALHFEAEYGRPPTRVTRKATPTRPPRRSAATVPGPGWWRNGPSGSVPCATPSRPAGTARSSTRRRRCTGSPTPPWTGRCGPRCSGGPPTPPGRWAAPVRWPCS